One region of Carya illinoinensis cultivar Pawnee chromosome 8, C.illinoinensisPawnee_v1, whole genome shotgun sequence genomic DNA includes:
- the LOC122319389 gene encoding L-type lectin-domain containing receptor kinase IX.1-like produces MVSCFLQPRNIHRPLLNQIFIFFLFLLPQANSFSFDYPSFQPNMANIKLEGDAFRSGNDVLELTKNQRDGSISESEGQASYNKTVRLRDARTGKLADFTTHFSFVVNALNASSYGDGIAFFIAPFEYELPDNSFGGSLGLFNAASNSNTSLNKIVAVEFDTHNNSWDPNDNHVGINVNSIVSVATVTWKSSIRNGSTANAWISYNSTTQNLSVFLTYADNPVFGGNSSLSYKVDLTNVLPEFVRVGFSAATGQYTELHTIHSWSFNSSLEVENQVKKKNKVGLGVGLGVGFGVLSCGLGLLWFIYWRKRGDGDQNEGLGDDLFMDDEFEKGTGPRRFTYRELTHATNNFDEGGKLGEGGFGGVYKGFLSESSTEIAVKRVSKGSKQGRKEYISEVKIISRLRHRNLVQLIGWCHAQGEFLLVYECMPNGSLDTHLFGGKIMLTWPVRDKIALGLASALLYLHEEWEQCVVHRDIKSSNIMLDANFNAKLGDFGLARLVDHELGSQTTVLAGTMGYLAPECVTTGRASKESDVYSFGVVCLEIACGRKPVDPREEQSKVRLVEWVWNLYGKGQILEAVDKGLSMQFDEQQMERLMVVGLWCCHPDPIIRPSIKQVINVLNSEAPLPELPSKFPVPMYSLLPVNMCIFSDTSLGHTGSTKDPTQCSCSSCSTYL; encoded by the coding sequence ATGGTTTCATGCTTTCTTCAACCTCGAAACATCCATCGACCCCTTTTGAATcaaatcttcatcttctttttgtttctgcTTCCCCAAGCTAATTCATTTTCCTTCGACTATCCTAGTTTCCAGCCAAATATGGCAAACATAAAACTCGAGGGTGATGCATTCCGGTCTGGTAATGATGTTCTTGAACTCACAAAGAATCAACGCGATGGCTCCATCAGTGAAAGTGAAGGTCAAGCCTCATATAATAAAACTGTCCGCCTCAGGGATGCAAGAACAGGGAAGCTTGCCGATTTCACAACTCATTTCTCCTTTGTCGTCAATGCTTTGAATGCATCGTCTTATGGTGATGGGATTGCCTTCTTCATTGCACCGTTTGAATATGAACTGCCTGATAATTCATTTGGAGGGTCTCTTGGACTGTTTAATGCTGCATCCAATTCAAACACCTCATTGAATAAAATTGTGGCAGTTGAGTTTGACACTCACAATAACAGCTGGGATCCAAATGATAATCACGTAGGAATCAATGTCAATTCCATTGTCTCTGTGGCGACTGTCACATGGAAAAGCAGCATCAGGAATGGATCAACGGCAAACGCATGGATAAGTTATAACTCAACCACCCAAAATCTTAGTGTCTTCCTAACGTATGCTGATAATCCGGTCTTCGGTGGCAACTCCAGCCTTTCATATAAAGTTGATTTGACAAATGTGTTGCCTGAATTCGTTAGAGTTGGTTTCTCCGCTGCTACAGGTCAGTACACAGAATTACATACAATACACTCTTGGTCATTCAATTCAAGTTTGGAGGTCGAAAAtcaagttaaaaagaaaaataaagtggGGTTGGGGGTTGGTTTAGGTGTGGGTTTTGGTGTATTGAGTTGTGGCTTAGGTCTACTTTGGTTCATCTATTGGAGAAAAAGGGGTGATGGAGATCAAAATGAAGGTTTGGGCGATGATCTCTTCATGGATGATGAATTTGAAAAGGGAACTGGGCCGAGGAGGTTCACTTATCGTGAACTTACTCATGCAACAAACAACTTTGACGAAGGAGGGAAGCTTGGGGAGGGAGGATTCGGAGGCGTTTACAAGGGTTTCTTAAGTGAATCCAGTACAGAAATTGCTGTTAAGAGGGTCTCGAAAGGATCAAAGCAAGGGAGAAAAGAGTATATATCAGAAGTGAAAATCATAAGTCGTTTAAGACACAGAAATTTGGTTCAACTTATTGGTTGGTGCCATGCACAGGGTGAGTTCCTCCTCGTGTACGAGTGCATGCCTAATGGAAGCCTCGATACTCATCTCTTTGGAGGAAAGATTATGCTAACATGGCCGGTAAGGGATAAGATAGCCCTTGGATTGGCGTCTGCTTTGTTGTACCTTCATGAAGAATGGGAACAATGTGTAGTGCACAGAGATATCAAGTCAAGCAACATCATGTTGGATGCAAATTTCAATGCCAAGCTTGGTGATTTTGGTCTCGCGAGGCTTGTAGACCATGAGTTGGGGTCACAAACAACTGTTTTGGCAGGCACCATGGGCTACCTAGCCCCAGAGTGTGTCACCACAGGCAGGGCAAGTAAGGAATCTGATGTCTATAGTTTTGGAGTGGTTTGCCTTGAGATTGCATGTGGAAGAAAGCCAGTGGACCCAAGGGAAGAACAGAGCAAGGTAAGGCTGGTAGAGTGGGTATGGAATCTCTACGGAAAAGGCCAAATCCTTGAAGCTGTTGACAAGGGATTAAGCATGCAATTCGATGAGCAGCAAATGGAACGCTTGATGGTAGTTGGGCTATGGTGTTGCCATCCCGATCCCATTATCCGACCCTCAATAAAGCAAGTGATAAATGTTCTTAATTCCGAAGCTCCATTGCCCGAACTTCCCTCAAAGTTTCCTGTGCCAATGTATTCTCTACTTCCGGTGAATATGTGTATATTCTCCGATACATCATTGGGTCACACAGGGTCAACGAAAGACCCGACACAGTGTTCATGTAGCAGTTGCTCTACttatttgtga